Genomic DNA from Coregonus clupeaformis isolate EN_2021a chromosome 9, ASM2061545v1, whole genome shotgun sequence:
AAATCACAAAACTacagtgcctttcaaaagtattcagaccccgtggatttcttcacattttattgtgttacaaagtgggattaaaattggtttgtgatttttttgtcatcaatctacacaaaataacctgtaatgtcaaagtggaagataaATTCTAACATTTTTGAAAGATTAATACAAATTATAtgaactaaaatatagtcgtattcagctccctgagtcaataaCTGTTAGAAACAACTTCGGCATCGagtctataagagctttgcacacctggattgtgcaatatttgcccattattcttttcaaaattcttcaagctctgtcaagatgttggggatcatggctaaaCAGCAAtattcaagtcttgccatagatttccaagcagatttaagtaaaaactgtaacttggccactcaggaacattgactgtcttcttggtaagcaactccagtgtagatttggccttgtgttgtatgttattttcctgctgaacgGGGAATTCCTCTCCTAgtctctggtgtaaagcagactgaagcaggttttcctcttggattttgcctgtgcttagctccatccagtttctttttatcctgaaaaactccccagtatttgcctatgtcaagcatacccataccatgatgcaaccatgcttgaaaattaaggaggcagttactcagtgatgtggtgttggatttgccccaaacataaggctttgcatttaggccagaAAGTATATTcctttcaaatcaaaatcaaataaaatgttatttgtcacacgcgccgaatacaacaggtgtaaaccttacagtgaaatgcttacttacaagcccttaaccaacattgcagtttaagaaaaataggtgttaagaaagtatttactaaaataaacatatatattttttttaaataataattaaagagcaacaataaaataacagtaacgaggctatatacagggggtaccggcacagagtcaatgtgcgggggcacaggttagtcgaggtaattgaggtaatatgtacatgtaggtagaggtaaagtgactatgcatagtgTGGCAGACCAGGTGGTTTGATCTAaatgtttacacagatcagacacggacacaagtgtgatacctcagtttcaagggtgtttatttaaaacaataaagaaaaagagaagaagaaaagtaTCCTCCAGGAGACCTCTTCCGGGTTACTCTCCTCTGGGGTAGAACAGCGAGCCCCTCGGTTCTAGCAGACCGTGAGGACGTCTATCCGGTATCAACCTCTCACTACCTCCAACCTCCCCTTGTGCTGCCctcctggcagctttatgggccccgtacggctggtgagcaatcagccccttgattactcaccagcctcaatcagccccaattagtcctggccagaggacccgtcgagacctggcacatccagcagagggagccaccgCCGTGTGATGTAGACTCCGTCTGTCACCAGGCCTcaacgagtctccccctggtggcttgtcGGCGGTACGCCacaatagataataaacagagtagcagcagcataaaaaagggggtggggacaatgcaaatatcCTGGGTAGCCATtcgattagctgttcaggagtcttatggctttggggtagaagctgttaagaagccttttggacctagacttggcgctccggtaccgcttgccgtgcggtagcagagagaacagtctatgactagggtggctggagtctttggcaatttttagggccttcctctgacaccgcctggtatagagttcctggatggctggaagcttggccccagtgatgtactgggccatacgcactaccctctgtagtgccttgcggtcggagggcgagcagttgccataccaggcagtgatgcaaccagtcaggatgctctcgatggtgcagctgtataactttttgaggatctgaggacccatgccaaatcttttcagtctccttagggggaataggctttgtcgtgccctcttcacgactgtcttggtgtgtttggaccatgatagttcgttggttatgtggacaccaatgaacttgaagctctcaacctgctccactacagccccgtcaatgagaatttGCTGtgtggtctttgtagttgaatctgtgcttgaaagtcaatacttgactgagggaccttacagatgttgtatgtatgggggacagaggaagggttagtcattcataaatcatgtcaacccctattatttcacacatagTGGTCCATGAtgcccgacaacgatgagacagcctatagggaggaggtcagagacctggcagtgtggtgccagaacaacaacctctccctcaatgtgagcaagacaaaggagctgatcgtggactacaggaaaaggcgggtcgagagtttcaagttccttggtgtccacatcaccaacaaactatcatggtccaaacacaccaagacagtcgtgaagagggcacgacaacacctttccccttgaggagaatgaaaagatttggcatgggtccccagatcctcaaaaagttatacagctgcaccatcgagagtatcctgaccggtcgcatcaccgcctggtatggcaactgctcggcatctgatcgtaaggcgctacagagggtagtgcgtacggcccagtacatcactggggccaagcttcctgccacccaggacctatataccaggcggtgtcagacaaaagcccaaaaaattgtcaaagactccagtcccccaagtcatagactgttctctctgctaccgaacggcaagcggtaccgaagcgccaagtctgggaccaaaaggctccttaacagcatctacccccaaaccataagactgctgaacaattaatcaaatggccacccaaactatttacattgacccccccctttgtttttacactgatgCTAcccactgtctattatctatgtatagtcactttacccctacctacatgtacaaattacctcgactaacctgtacccccgcacattgactcggtaccggtaccccctgtatatagcctcgttattgttactttgtattattttttactttagtttatttggtaaatattttcttaactctttcttgaactgcattgttggttaagggcttgtaagtaagcatttcacctgttgtattcggcgcatgtgacaaataaagtttgatttgatttgttaagccaaatgttactcctgaactaatttaggcttgcctaaacaaaggggctgaatacttagtTATGAATCTTTTATTTATCTTTAAaagtatatatataatttatcttCCACTATGAGTGTGTATATTGTTGACAAAGAAATAtaattaaatccatttcaatcccactttgtaacaataaaatgcgaagaaatccaaggggtctgaatacttttgcaaggccctGTATGAACTTTAATGAACACTCCATTTATAaactctccactccactccatcCTGCCTTTACCCACATTCCCTAGTAATGATGAGCCGAGTCTAATCTCTATCTAAGGgacggctgtctgtctgtctgtctggctggctgtctgtctgtctgtctgtctgtctccctctgtgcACCCCTGATGGTACATACCACACACTGAGAATTTTGTTTTATACATAAACAGATGGTGATTTAAATACATTAATTAAGGAGTATATTTACATGAGTAAAGCCACTCTGTGCCTGTCATgcactgtactttactgtactgaccAGCTGTAatgacagttacagtgagggaaaaaagtatttgatcccctgctgattttgtaaatttgcccactgacaaagaaatgatcagtctataattttaatggtaggtttatttgaacagtgagagacagaataacaacaaaaaaatccagaaaaacgaatgtaaacatttttataaattaatttacattttaatgagggaaataagtatttgaccccctctcagtcagaaagatttctggcttccaggtgtcttttatacaggtaacgagctgagattaggagcacactcttaaagggagtgctcctaatctcagcttgttacctgtataaaagacacctgtccacagaagcaatcaatcagattccaaactctccaccatggccaagaccaaagagctctccaaggatgtcagggacaagattattggcaaatggaagaaacacaaaataactgtcaatctccctcggcctggggctccatgcaagatctcacctcatggagttgcaatgatcatgagaacggtgaggaatcagcccagaactacacgggaggatcttgtcaatgatctcaaggcagctgggaccatagtcaccaagaaaacaattggtaacacactacgccgtgaaggactgaaatcctgcagcgcccgcaaggtccccctgctcaagaaagcacatatacagggccgtctgaagttttccaatgaacatctgaatgattcagaggagaactgggtgaaagtgttgtggtcaaatgagaccaaaatggagctctttggcatcaactcaactcgcagtgtttggaggaggaggaataatgcctatgaccccaagaacaccatccccaccgtcaaacatggaggtggaaacattatgctttgggggtgtttttctgctaaggggacaggacaacctcaccgcatcaaagggacgatggacggagccatgtaccgtcaaatcttgggtgagaaccttccctcagccagggcattgaaaatgggtcgtggatgggtattccagtatgacaatgacccaaaacacactgccaaggcaacaaaggagtggctcaagaagaagcacattaaggtcctggagtggcctagccagtctccagaccttaatcccatagaaaatctgtggagggagctgaaggttcgagttgccaaacgtcagcctcgaaaccttaatgacttggagaagatctgcaaagaggagtggaacaaaatccctcctgagatgtgtgaaaaccgggtggccaactacaagaaacgtctgacctctgtgattgccaaaaagggttttgccaccaagtacaaagtcatgttttgcagaggggtcaaatacttatttccctcattaaaatgcaaatcattttataacatttttgacatgcgtttttctggatttttttgttgttattctgtctctcactgttcatatgaacctaccattaaaattatagactgatcatgtctttgtcagtgggcaaacgtacaaaatcagcaggggatcaaatacttctttccctcactgtatacatagtccagggcccgtatccacaaagcatcttagagtaggagtgctgatctagtatccgtttagccttttagataattttattatttatattttacccccttttttctccccaatttcgatcttgtctcattgctgcaactccccaacgggctcgggaggcgaaggtcaagtcatgcgtcctccgaaacatgacccgccaaaccgcgcttcttaacacccgcccgcttaacccggaagacaGCCGCaccaccaatgtgtcggaggaaacactccGGAGCCCAGCCTTTAGCCTTTTAGATcttaatgaataagattatatggacagatcctagagcagcgctcctactctgagatgctctgtgGATACAGGCCTTGGAAAAGAGGTCTTCTGACCTCTATGGGACGTCATGGCTAAATAAATAGTACCTTCACCAACAAAAAATAAGAGCTTAAACGTGACTTGAAAGAGCTACAAACGAAGAACCAGTTTTGTTGCTATTCATTAGCTAGATtgtcatgcgaatattctaaaatctgcataaaaacaatatgcacattttcccaccattggtgtttccatcaaactgacttttTGAGGATAATagtctgtgcgtgatgacgtagtgcacataaaaatgacTTTTGTTGTTAagttcccatgtaccgaataaaaaaaaacataccgTCGCTGATGGAAACCGCATAACTCAATGTTTACCAATTTTCATATTTCTACATGTTTTGAAAGCAGTAACCCCCTCAATGTACTCTTAACATTTCATGACTCTAGGACCAAGAAAATGTATTCAAACATAGCTTCTTAAGTTTCGAAATTGTTTGTTCGTTAATGGTAGATTATGGCAGTTTTTTTTTCCATTTCCTGAAAAGTTTCTGTTTTGGAGAAGAGGTTTTCATCCGACAGTGACGATAAGTTAAATAGGCTTCCATCGCAATTTCAACTCCACcaatggttttgtcacaaaaactgttgcaatAAATAGCAAACTTGCCCAGTCTGGTTTTGGTGCATGCTCTCTAGACAAGACTTCActgataataatatgccatttaataataccggtaataataataataataataataataataatatgccatttaataataataatatgccatttagcagacgcttttatccaaagcgacttacagtcatgtgcgcatttttacgtatgggtggtcccggggatcgaacccaataccctggcgttacaagcgccgtgctctaccaattgagctacagaggaccactgatagTGGACAGGGGGTTATATGAGACATGGATAAGAGCAAGATCCTTTTATTTGATCATTGGCAGCCAAGCACCGATCATAATGTCACCAGGATTCAAATAATAGCCTACCCTCGATATTTAGCCTATTGGAAACTTGAATGATCATAGTGCACTTAACCAccatgtgaagttcatcataacttatttcatctgcctATAAACTTTTCATGCTTTTCCACGTCGTGGTGGTTGTCCCATATCATCACGTCACTCCAAGTTTACTTGGATATGATGGTTATAATataaatatttgcgcataaacGTGATTCCACCGCCATTTTCCGCATAATTCATTTTTAcagacaaaaagatcccaccaatGTCCAACAAACAAATTGTCTGTTGACATTTATGAAATTGACATGTCCTGTTTCCAAAAGCCCTGTCGCTATTTTTGTTATGCGTCAGGCAATTCTTACGTTATTGATAGGAAGTGCACCCCGTCCTGTGACGTGGGGTTGGATTGATGGTGTATGTGTGTCACCCACCTTGGAGATCTCCTCCAGCAGCATTTTTGCACAGGAACGTCCCATTCATGGTCTCTAACACCAGGGTCAGCTCAAAACCTGGAGAACTGAGGGGGTACACCAATTAATCGATCAACCAACCCAAACAATCAATCAAGGGGGAACTTATCAATAACAACCTTATCAATAAGCGTATGCCTCACCATAAGTGAAATACTAGCTAAACAGTACCCTTGAACCTTGAAGTATGCTAGAACAACTATTGTTAGTGTGATCAACATGACTGATTAAAAATGTTTCTCTATGATAAACAGATTGTGCCTCATCAGAAAATGTATGCTATTGATTTTGATTAAGCAGTGAAAACTATAAATAACTTCAATGGCAACACTGTAAATCTGTGTTGAATACAATTTGCCCCCCAATTTTCTTGGAAAGTAAATCTTCAAAAGGTATATCCCCAAGAAGTATGCACCCCCTctggctcgtgcggtggaggagatctttgtgggctatactcagccttgtctcagggtagcaagttggtggtctgttgatatccctctagtggtgtgggggctgtcctttggcaaagtgggtggggttatatcctgcctggttgtccCTTTccaggggtatcgtcggacgggacCACAGTGTCCCCCAACCCCTCTCGTCTCAGcccccagtatctatgctgcaatagtctatgtgccggggggctagggtcagccTGTTATATCTGTTGTAATTCTCCAGTCTTCTCTGGTGTCCTGtatgaatttaagtatgctccctctaattctctctccctctcctcccggaggacctgagccctaggaccatgcctcaggactacctggcctgatgactcctggctgtccccagtccacctggtcgtgcagctgctccagtttcaactgttctgcctgcctcgactctctctctctaccgcacctgctgtctcaacctctgaatgatcggctatgaaaagccaagtgacatttactccggaggtgctgacctgttgcacccactgtgattattatttcaccctgttggtcatctatgaacgtcttgaagaacaatctggccttaatggccatgtactcttatagtctccacccggcacagccagaagaggactggccacccctcagagcctggttcatcTCTACGTTTCTTCCTAgcttcctgcctttctagggagtttttcctagccaccatgcttctacatctgcaatgcttgctgtttggggttttaggctgggtttctgtatagcactttgtgacatcttctgatgtaaaaagggctttataaataaatgtgattgattgaaataaatacatttgattgatctaGTGCGGCAGGTAGCAAAGAGGTTaagaacgttgggccagtaaccgaaaggttgctggtttgaatccctgagccaattaggtgaaaaatatgtctatgtgcccttaagcaaggcacttaaccctaattgctcctgtaagtcactctgtgtgtgtgcgctaaatgactaaaatgtctaaAATCTAGTGGACAATGTTTCAGCATCATAGTTTCCTTATCAGAGGAAGACTAATGTTAGGCTGAGAGAGGACTTACTTCCCAGAATTGTCCCCCTTCATGTGGTCTGTGTAGATGTAAATATCTGGAATGAATTTGTTCAGTACGCTTCTGGCAGAGTCCACTATTCTGTTGGCCATCTGAGGAGAGACACTTACAAAGTACCTTTATGACCAATGTCAAGGTGTGTAACAATTTCTGTTTTCGCTGTATAATGAATGGATCAATAAAGTTGTATTTTATTGTCAAGCAGTAGTTCAATCACTTAAACACAGAGTCAGGTAAAGCAATGAGGTGGCAATGACAGTTGAAGTTTGAAAAATACAAGAATGTAAACAAAGACTGTTGAGCTGAATCTCAGGATTGAGTCAAAGAACTACACTTCCCAgagtgcaccagcagcagcaaaccGGCTGCTTGTCACCTGATCAATCATTTTCACTGATCTGGAGCACCTGTGAAGGCATGGAGGAGCTCAGTCATTCAGAAGAACAAACTTCAGAGAGAAGACTCCAAGTTCACTCACAGGTTCAGTCCAAAGACGCCAATGGTAAAAGGCTTAAATGGTTAATTCATTTAAGTTATTtagaatgtttatttaaatgtttaaactaatttaagttcattaaaatgtttaattaaaattgtaactttttgttctgtctttaaaggtttacaacctaatttactggctaatttactggacagaccaatcaactgaaagcaaactaaaaaaaaaaaagattgagtCAGAAATTTGAGTTGTCCCTGTGTCTTTTGGATGGTGAACAAGAGGAGGACTTGACAAAGACTAAAACATGACATAACTGACAAGACTCTCGACAAAGACCATAAGAGAAAGTGATTAATAGTGTGAAGGATACACTATTTCTCTGATTCTCTTGATCTTGCCGGGGTCCCACAGTTGGACGTAAGAGGGTTTTGCGAACGGGACACGAGAACAgaacctctcctcccccaccTGGAGCCAACCCCCTCTTCACCACCTGGAGCCAACCCCCTCTTCACCACCTGGACGGAAGTAAAGAAAGCAGTTCAAAACATCAGCATCAACATAGGCAGAGAAGAGCCAAAGGAACATATGCACCACCAACACATTCCACCACACACCAACAcattcaatcaaatcaatcagattgtatttgtcacatacacgtgtttagcagatgttattgcgggtgtagcgaaatgcttgtgcttctccaacagtgcagtaatatctaacaattaatatctaacaatttcgcaacatatacccaatacatacaaatctaagtaaggaatggaattaagaatatatacatatacagacgagcaatgacagagcggcatggactaagatacagtagaatattatagaatacggTATAtacatgagatgagtaatgcaagatatgtaaacattattaaagtgagtagtgttccatttcttaaagtggccagtgatttatataggcagcagcagcctctaatgtgctagtgatggctatttaacagtctgtttttctgtctctcggtcccagctttgatgcacctgtactgacctcgctttctggcagtggctcaggtggttgatgtccttgatgatctttttggccttcctgtgacatcgggtgctgtaggtgtcctggagggcgggtagtttgccccccggtaatgtgttgggcagaccacaccaccctctggagagccctgcagttgcgggcggcgtagttgccgtaccaggcggtgatacagtccgacaggatgctctcaattgtgcatctgtaaaagtttgtgagggttttaggtgccaagccaaatttcttcagcgtCTTGAATATTCCACCTGTATGAATGCTCCTGACATTCCACCACAAACTCAAactaacattgaaaaacaacctagtgTGCGACCAAAACGATATGactagccaagaaacacgaagaCAAAGTCACACTTTAGTAGCCTTTCTTGTCTTCTTGATTGGTTGATAgcactttaattggggaggacgggctcatagtaatggctggaacgtaattaatggaatggtatcaaagtcatgtgtttgatgccattccatttactccattccagccattattatgagccgtcctcccctcagcagcctcctgtgatttcGAACCTTGattgtaaagtgttctagccagtaatggacattgttttgcaaacagtaattaacagttct
This window encodes:
- the LOC121573448 gene encoding probable RNA 3'-terminal phosphate cyclase-like protein; this encodes MANRIVDSARSVLNKFIPDIYIYTDHMKGDNSGNSPGFELTLVLETMNGTFLCKNAAGGDLQDPPSQHHLIRLPAAVVLEMSSLHPNMQHREDLHQHHADLTSLLNSKLMKLTGQLWTRF